In Xenorhabdus poinarii G6, the following are encoded in one genomic region:
- the tnpA gene encoding IS66 family insertion sequence element accessory protein TnpA: MSQSRFTQAEWRDLFEQQKKSELTVPQFCQKIGVSTTRFYHHRQRTSHPPDKPSGLASPSAFIKVSTAQKKSASSSTLPILFETPHGTLRFPAGTDKHVIIAIIRGLAA, encoded by the coding sequence ATGAGCCAATCCAGGTTTACTCAAGCCGAGTGGCGGGACCTGTTTGAACAGCAGAAAAAATCCGAACTGACTGTCCCGCAGTTTTGCCAAAAAATCGGTGTGTCGACAACCCGGTTCTATCACCACCGCCAACGCACCTCCCATCCACCAGACAAGCCGTCTGGGCTGGCTTCACCGTCTGCTTTTATTAAAGTCAGCACCGCTCAGAAAAAATCCGCCTCATCCAGCACACTCCCCATCTTATTTGAGACACCACATGGCACACTGCGTTTTCCTGCCGGCACGGATAAGCATGTTATCATTGCGATTATTCGGGGGCTCGCCGCATGA
- the tnpB gene encoding IS66 family insertion sequence element accessory protein TnpB (TnpB, as the term is used for proteins encoded by IS66 family insertion elements, is considered an accessory protein, since TnpC, encoded by a neighboring gene, is a DDE family transposase.) has translation MKMFVDVPEVYLCRSFIDFRKSINGLAVWVELEMQLSPTQTALFLFCNKKRDKLKILYWDKTGFALWYKRLENAKFKWPTAVNSASLTLTEQQLHGLLSGYDVIGHQPFSVQDCHVA, from the coding sequence ATGAAAATGTTTGTGGATGTGCCGGAGGTGTATTTGTGCCGCTCATTTATCGACTTCCGAAAATCCATCAACGGGCTGGCGGTCTGGGTGGAGCTGGAAATGCAACTGTCTCCGACGCAAACCGCGTTATTCCTCTTTTGCAACAAGAAGCGGGATAAACTCAAAATCCTCTACTGGGATAAAACCGGGTTTGCGCTCTGGTACAAACGGCTGGAGAACGCGAAATTCAAATGGCCCACCGCCGTCAACAGCGCCTCCCTGACCCTGACAGAGCAGCAACTGCACGGGTTGTTATCGGGTTATGATGTCATCGGGCACCAGCCCTTCTCCGTACAGGATTGCCATGTCGCCTGA